A DNA window from Providencia huaxiensis contains the following coding sequences:
- the proX gene encoding glycine betaine/L-proline ABC transporter substrate-binding protein ProX — protein MKHKIILASALTAIFTVPLASADDLPGKGIKINPVQSTISEETFQTLIVAKALEELGYDVQPIKEVDYNVAYASIANGDATYLATSWVPLHNAQYDAAGGDNVFYRQGNYVVNAAQGYLIDKKTAEKYNITNVEQLKDPKIAKLFDSNGNGKADLTGCNPGWGCEAAINNHLKAYDLEKTVDHNQGNYAAMMADTITRYKEGKPILYYTWTPYWISDVLKPGRDVVWLEVPFSSMPNGEKTDTALPNGKNYGFPPNTMHIVANKKWAADNPAAAKLFEVMKLPIADINAQNLRMHNGEASQSDIQRHTNAWIKAHQSTFDGWVKEAQAAAK, from the coding sequence ATGAAACATAAAATCATTCTTGCATCTGCACTAACAGCCATATTTACCGTCCCATTAGCAAGTGCGGACGACCTTCCGGGCAAAGGGATAAAAATTAACCCTGTACAAAGTACGATCAGTGAGGAAACGTTCCAAACACTGATTGTGGCGAAAGCCCTTGAAGAGCTCGGCTATGATGTTCAGCCTATCAAAGAGGTCGACTATAACGTGGCTTACGCATCTATTGCGAACGGTGATGCGACTTACTTAGCCACCAGCTGGGTTCCTTTACATAATGCGCAATATGACGCCGCTGGCGGTGATAATGTGTTCTATCGTCAAGGCAACTATGTTGTCAATGCGGCTCAAGGCTACCTTATCGACAAAAAAACGGCTGAGAAATACAACATTACCAATGTTGAACAACTCAAAGACCCTAAAATTGCTAAACTCTTCGATTCAAATGGTAATGGTAAAGCGGATTTAACGGGATGTAACCCAGGTTGGGGCTGTGAAGCTGCTATTAATAACCATTTAAAAGCTTATGACCTAGAAAAAACCGTCGACCATAACCAAGGTAACTACGCCGCGATGATGGCGGATACCATTACCCGATATAAAGAAGGTAAGCCTATTTTATATTATACGTGGACGCCTTACTGGATAAGTGATGTCCTCAAGCCGGGTCGTGACGTGGTCTGGTTAGAAGTGCCATTCTCATCAATGCCAAATGGTGAAAAAACAGATACAGCATTACCTAACGGAAAAAACTATGGTTTCCCACCAAATACCATGCATATTGTCGCCAATAAAAAATGGGCAGCGGATAACCCTGCTGCGGCAAAATTATTTGAAGTAATGAAGCTGCCTATTGCCGATATTAATGCGCAGAATTTAAGAATGCATAACGGTGAAGCATCACAATCAGACATTCAGCGCCACACAAATGCTTGGATCAAAGCTCACCAATCCACTTTTGACGGTTGGGTAAAGGAAGCGCAAGCCGCTGCTAAGTAA
- the proW gene encoding glycine betaine/L-proline ABC transporter permease ProW: MSKQNQETTTNQQDPWADTEVTDTPTQGTENTPADDPWAATSSSETNTSADDPWGNASDTTTPADTSSSDWLDAAPTDSIIPDQFNIMDPFQHTLLPLDSWVAHAIDWVVLNFRPVFQGIRAPIDFILSGFEQFLTSLPSPVAIIIFALLAWQLAGRAMGVATFISMIAIGAIGAWSEAMVTLSLVLTSLLFCIVIGLPLGIWLARSDRAAKVIRPLLDAMQTTPAFVYLVPIVMLFGIGNVPGVVVTIIFALPPIIRLTILGIKQVPADLIEAAESFGASPRQMLFKVQLPLAMPTIMAGVNQTLMLALSMVVIASMIAVGGLGQMVLRGIGRLDMGLASVGGVGIVILAIILDRFTQSLGQDTRGKTSCRWYQKGPIGLVMRPFCKKNH; encoded by the coding sequence ATGAGTAAGCAAAATCAAGAAACAACAACTAACCAGCAAGATCCATGGGCTGATACTGAAGTCACTGATACACCAACACAAGGTACTGAAAATACACCAGCTGATGATCCATGGGCAGCGACAAGCTCTAGCGAGACAAATACGTCTGCGGATGATCCTTGGGGCAATGCATCAGACACAACAACACCTGCTGATACCAGCTCGAGTGATTGGCTTGATGCCGCCCCAACAGATAGCATCATACCCGACCAGTTTAATATTATGGATCCCTTCCAGCACACGCTGCTCCCCCTTGATTCATGGGTTGCACATGCAATTGACTGGGTTGTCCTCAACTTTCGTCCTGTATTCCAAGGAATACGTGCTCCTATTGATTTCATTTTGAGTGGGTTTGAACAATTTCTTACCTCACTCCCGTCCCCCGTTGCCATTATCATTTTCGCGTTACTCGCTTGGCAATTAGCGGGACGTGCAATGGGTGTGGCCACATTTATTTCGATGATAGCCATCGGAGCAATTGGGGCTTGGTCTGAAGCCATGGTGACACTCTCTCTAGTCCTCACGTCTTTACTATTTTGTATTGTGATAGGACTACCGCTAGGTATTTGGCTAGCGCGTAGTGATAGAGCGGCTAAAGTTATTCGCCCATTACTTGATGCGATGCAAACCACACCCGCATTCGTCTATTTAGTCCCGATTGTTATGTTATTTGGTATCGGTAATGTGCCTGGTGTCGTCGTCACCATAATATTTGCTCTACCGCCAATTATTCGTTTGACCATTTTAGGGATCAAACAAGTCCCAGCTGACTTAATTGAAGCCGCTGAATCATTCGGTGCAAGTCCCCGCCAAATGCTATTTAAAGTGCAATTGCCATTGGCGATGCCAACTATTATGGCCGGGGTAAACCAAACCTTGATGTTAGCGCTGTCGATGGTTGTTATCGCATCAATGATCGCCGTCGGGGGCTTAGGCCAAATGGTCTTACGCGGTATTGGTCGCCTTGATATGGGTCTCGCGTCTGTCGGAGGGGTCGGTATTGTTATTCTAGCTATCATTTTAGACCGTTTTACCCAATCTTTGGGGCAAGATACGCGCGGCAAAACATCATGTCGTTGGTATCAAAAAGGCCCTATTGGGTTAGTTATGCGCCCATTTTGTAAAAAAAACCATTAA